Within the Streptomyces sp. R41 genome, the region ACCTCATGCTCGCCAAGCTGGACGGGCTCGGCCTCAACTACAACACCGCCAAGTCGGTGGACGCCCTGCACGCCGCCTATCCCCACCTGTTCCTCTTCGAGTCGGAGTCGTCGTCCGAGACCTCGACCCGCTCGACGTACCAGGAACCGGAGCACCTCAACACCGGTGAGAATCACACCCCCGGCAAGCGCGCGACCTCCTCGTACGACAACAACCTCGCCTCCTGGACGATGAGCGGCGAGTACGGGCACAAGAAGGACCGGGACCGGAAGTGGTTCGCCGGCCAGTTCCTGTGGTCGGGCATCGACTACATCGGCGAGCCCACGCCCTACGACGTCTTCCCGGTGAAGGCATCCTTCTTCGGCGCGGTCGACACGGCCGGCTTCCCCAAGGACATGTACCACCTGTTCAAGAGCCAGTGGACGGACGAGCCCATGGTCCATCTGCTGCCCATGAGCTGGAACCACGAGGCGGGGGACACGGTCGAGGTCTGGGCCTACGCGAACGTCGACACCGTCGAGCTGTTCCTCAACGGCAAGTCCCTGGGCACCCGGGGGTTCGACACCAAGAGGACCGCCGACGGGCGCCCTTACCTGGAGACCACGGAGGCGACCGGCGATGACAAGACCTTCACCGGCGGCCCCTATCCCGGGAGTTACACCAGCCCGAACGGCAGCGCGGGCAAGCTGCACCTCAGCTGGAAAGTGCCGTACGAACCAGGTGAGTTGAAGGCGGTCGCCCGCCGTGACGGCAAGGCGGTGGCGACGGACGTCCTGCGCACCGCCGGGGCGCCCCGTGCGATACGCCTCACGGCGGACCGCAAGACGTCGGCGGCGGACGGCCGTTCACTGTTGTTCGTGACCGCGGAGGTGGTCGACGCCCACGGTGTCGTGGTGCCCGACGCCGAAGACCTGCTCACGTTCGAGGTGGCGGGCGGCTCGCTCGCCGGTCTCGACAACGGCCGGGAGGAGAGCGCCGAGCGCTATCAGGCCAGTACCCGAACCGCCTTCCACGGCAAGGCGCTCGCGATCGTCCGGTCCGGGACGAAGGCGGGCACCTTGAAGGTGACCGCCCGCGGTGAAGGACTGCGCGCGGCCTCCACGACCGTACGCACCACCCCCGCCGAGTCGAAGGCGGCCACTCCGCCGACGGCGTTCAAGCCCGACCACCCCGCGGCCCCGAACTACCCGTACGCGGACGCCAGTTACTCCGGCCGCACCGACACCCTGCCCGCCGCCATGCTCGACGGCGACGCGGCCACCGGCTGGTCCAACGCCTTCTACAAGTCGGCGACGGCCCTGCTGCCCGCGTTCAACGGAGCCCGTCCCGAGGACTGGGTCTCGGTCACCTGGGCGCGCCAGCGCACCGTCGACCGGGTCGAGGTCTCCTTCACCGTCGACGCGACGCACGCCCTGCCCGCGTCGGTCGAGGTCTCGGTCTGGGACGGCAAGGAGTATGTGCCGGTGAAGGACGCGGCCATCGACTGGGCCACCGCGTCCGACACGCCCACGGTGATCACCTTCGACGCGGTACGCGGCTCACGGCTCCGTCTCCTCATGACCAGCGGGCACCCGGGTGCCGCCGACGGCGGGCTGCGGATCAGCCGCCTGGAGGTCCCGGTCGGCTGACGGCAGCCGTCGCGTGTGCTCGGTCAGCGTGTGCAGTTCGGCACGGCTGAGCGGGCGGTGCACCTCGACGTACTCGCCGTGCGGCAGGCGTTTGATCACGCCCGTCGCACGGCCGTGCGCCACCAGTTCGCGATCCCGCCGCTGCAGTCCCAGGCAGATGCGGCGGGTCACCACGAAGACGACGACCGGCACCACGAACAGGGCGGTCCGCACGGTCCAGGTCACGGTGTTGATCGACAGATGGAAGCGTGTCGCCACGATGTCGTTGCCGCCGCCCGCGAGCAGGATCAGATAGAGGCTGATCCATGCCGTCCCGAGCGACGTACGGATCGGCCGGTTGCGCGGGCGGTCCAGCAGATGGTGCTCGCGCCGGTCCTTGGTCACCCACGCCTCCACGAACGGGTAGACACCGATGGCGACGAGGAGCAGCGGGAAGACGACGACGGGGATGAGTACGCCGAGCACGAGCGTGTGCCCCGCCACGGTGATCTCCCAGCCCGGCATGACACGGACCAGCCCCTCCGCGAAGCCCAGGTACCAGTCCGGCTGAGCGCCCGTCGACACCTGGTCGGCGCGGTAAGGGCCGTACGCCCAGACCGGGTTGATGGTCGCGACCGCCGAGATCAGCGCGATGACGCCGAACACCAGGAAGAAGAAGCCGCCCGCCTTCGCCATGTAGACCGGCATGAACGGGGTGCCCACGACGTTGCGTTCGGTCTTTCCCGGTCCGCCGAACTGCGTGTGCTTGTGATAGACGACCAGGATCAGATGGGCGACGACGAGTGCCGCCATGATGCCCGGAATCAGCAGGACGTGCAGTGAGTAGAAACGGGCCACGATGTCATGACCGGGGAACTCCCCGCCGAAGAGGAAGAACGACAGATAGGTGCCGACGATCGGCATCGACAGCAGGGCCCCGTCCACGAACCGCAGCCCGGTGCCCGACAGCAGATCGTCCGGCAGCGAGTAGCCGAACAGGCCCTCGAACATGCCGAGGAGCAGCAGTGTCCAGCCGAACAGCCAGTTCACCTCGCGGGGCCTGCGGAACGAGCCCGTGAAGAAGTGCCGCATCATGTGCGTCAGCATCCCGGCGAGGAAGATCAGCGCGGCCCAGTGGTGGATCTGCCGGATCAGCAGCCCGCCGCGCACGTCGAAGCTGATGTCCAGCGTGGAGGCGTAAGCCTCCGACATGCGGATGCCGTTCAGCGGGACGTAACTGCCGTGGTAGACCACCTCGTTCATCGACGGGTGGAAGAACAGCGTGAGATAGACGCCGGTGAGGACGAGGACGACGAAGCTGTACAGGCATATCTCACCCAGCAGGAAGGACCAGTGGTCCGGGAAGACCTTGCGCAGGTACTGCTTGCCGAGCGAGTAGACGCCGAGACGGCCGTCGAACCAGTCGGCCACCCGCTCGCCGGACGACGCCTTCTCGGCTGTGCCCGCGCCCGAGGACGGCTTCTCGGCCATGCGCTCGCCGGACGACGCTTTCCCGGGTGGGCGCGAGGCGGGCCCTTCGACGGTGGTCACGGGTGCTCTCCCTCCGGCTCCTCGGCGCCCTCGTCCCTTCGTACGTGCGCGAGCTTCTCGGGATTGGTGACGATGTAGACGTCGGACACCCGCTCGCCGTCCGGGGTGAGGTCCATGACCATGACGGCGTACGGGGACTCGCCCTCGAAGATCACCGCGGAGTCGTCGCCGTTGACGCGGCGATAGCGGATGTCGAGGTTCGTCGCGCGGCGCGTGGCATAGCCGGCGAACAGGCGTGCCGCCTTGTCCCGGCCGTGCACAGGGCGCAGCCCGGCCGAGCGGGCCTTGCCGCCGCCGTCCGTCCACACCGTCACGTCCGGCGCGAGGATCTCCATCAGCGCGGCGATGTCACCGCCGAGCGCGGCCTCCACGAAGCGTTCGGTCGCCTGCCGGCGTACGCGGGGATGGGCCCGGTACAGCGGACGGCGGGCGTGGACGTGCTCACGGGCGCGGTGCGCGAGCTGGCGCACCGCGGCGGGGCTGCGGTCGAGGACCTCCGCGATCTCGGTGTGCGGGTAGCCGAACACCTCGTTGAGGACGAACACCGCCCGCTCCAGCGGGGTCAGCGACTCCAGGACCACGAGCATCGCGAGCGACACCGACTCGGCCCGCAGGGTCCGGTCGTCGGCGGAGCCGGCGGGGGCGGGTTCGTCGAGCAGGGGCTCCGGCAGCCAGGGGCCGACGTACGTCTCGCGGCGGCGGGTGATGGCGGCACGGCGCGCCAGCGCGTGGTTCACGGCGATGCGGACGAGATAGGCGCGCGGGTTGGTGATTCCGTCGAGCGGAGAGCGGTCGGCGCGGCCCTGCCAGGACAGCCAGGTCTCCTGGAGCACGTCGTCGGTGTCCGCGACGCTGCCGAGCATGTTGTAGACGATCGCGAACAGCAGCTCGCGGTGGTCGACGAAGACCTGCGTCGCGCCATCGCTCCGGGACGTCGCGCCGTCGCTCCGGGACGTCGCGCCATCGCTCCCGGACGTCGCGGCGACGCCGCCGGATGCCGTGCCATTGGTGGTCCCGGACACGGGGCTTTCGGACATGCCTTGCCTCCCTTGTTGCGCTCACTACTGCGAGGGGAAAAGGGGGCCCGAATGTGACATCGGACGACGAAATGTGACGTAGGTCTCAGGGGGCTTCCTGCGCGTCACACCGGCCGTCGCGGCCGCCCTCTTGAACGCGAGTCCGATGTTTCGGCACAAGGAGACACACATCGTGTTCAAGAAATGGCACGGCAACCCATGGGCGATCCTCATCACGCTCTCCCTGGGTTTCTTCATGACGCTGCTCGATCTGACGATCGTGAACATCGCGATCCCCGACATGGGGCAGGATCTGGACGCCTCCCTCGACGAGATCCTGTGGGTCGTCAACGCCTACTCCCTCGCCCTGGCCGTCCTGCTGATCACCGCGGGCCGCCTCGGTGACCTGCGCGGCAAGCGCAACCTGTTCATCGCGGGCGTCGCGCTGTTCACGCTCGCCAGCCTGGCCTGTGGCCTGGCCCAGGACCCGGCTCAGCTGATCGGCTTCCGCGCGGTGCAGGGCCTCGGCGCGGCGCTGCTCATGCCGCAGACCCTGTCGATCATCGCCGAGGTGTTCCCGGCCGACCGGCGCGGCGCCGCGATGGGCGTGTGGGGCGCGGTCGCGGGCATCTCCGGCGCCCTGGGCCCGATCATCGGGGGCGCGCTGATCAACCGTCTCGACTGGCGGTGGATCTTCTTCGTCAATCTGCCGCTCGGGGTGCTGGTACTGGGGCTCGCCGTGGCGATCATTCCCGCTTCCCGGCGCACGGTACGGCACCGCTTCGACACCTTCGGCGTGCTGCTCGCCTCAAGTGCCCTGTTCTGCCTGGCCTTCGCTCTGACGGAGGGGCAGCGCTACGACTGGAACGGCTGGATCTGGGCGCTGTTCGGCGCGGCGGTCCTGCTCTTCGCCGGTTTCCTGGGGCACGAGCGCGGCCAGCAGGCCGGCGACCCGCTCGTCCCGTTCTCGCTCTTCAAGGACCGCAACTTCACCTTCATCAACTTCGTGGGCATCACCGTGTCGTTCGGCGTCATCGGGATGTTCCTGCCGCTGACGATCTATCTGCAGTCCGTCCTCGGCTTCAGCGCCCTCAAGTCCGGGCTGGTCCTGCTGCCCCTCGCGCTCGGCTCATTCGTGATGGCCGGGCCCGCCGGAGTCCTCGCGGACAAGATCGGCGGCAAGTTCATCCTGATGACCGGGCTGCTCGCCTGGGCGGCCGCGCTGATCTGGATCGTGGCCGCGGCCGACGTCGGATCGAGCTGGACGGCGGTCGCCTTCCCGCTCTTCCTGGCCGGACTGGGCGCCGGCTGCACCTTCGCGCCGATGGCCACGGAGGTCATGCGCAACGTACCCGCACGCCTGTCCGGTGCCGCCTCTGGCGTCAACAACGCGCTGCGGCAGGTCGGTTCGGTGCTCGCGGGCGCCGTCGTCGGCGCCGTGCTCCAGGCCCAGCTCGCGAGCTCGCTCACCGACCAGGCGCGGCAGCGCGCCGGACAGCTCCCCGCCGCCTACCGCGACGGCTTCGTCGCCGCCTTCTCCAAGGCGGAGTCCGACGTGAACGCCCGGCAGTCGGCCGGTACTCCGTCCGGGGTGCCGCACGACGTCGCCGACCGCATGCGAGAGCTCGGCGGCCAGGTATTCGGCCACGGCTTCGTGGACGCGATGGGTCCCGCGATCCTCGTCTCCGCCCTGGTCCTGCTGGCCGGCGCGCTCGCCTGCCTTGCCGTACGCCGTCACCGCGGGCCGTCCGCCAACCCGCACGCCCTGCCCGTGTACGAACCCGAACTGGAGGATGCCACCTCATGAGCATCGACCTCACCGCCATGTACGCCTCCCACGACGCGTTCCGGCGCGACCTGGTACGTCTCGGCAAGGCCGCGGCGGACGGCACCGCCTTCACCCCCCAAGTCCGCGCCGGCTGGGACAACTTCACCCACCAGCTGCACATCCACCACACCGCCGAGGACAGCGACCTGTGGCCCCGGG harbors:
- a CDS encoding MFS transporter, yielding MFKKWHGNPWAILITLSLGFFMTLLDLTIVNIAIPDMGQDLDASLDEILWVVNAYSLALAVLLITAGRLGDLRGKRNLFIAGVALFTLASLACGLAQDPAQLIGFRAVQGLGAALLMPQTLSIIAEVFPADRRGAAMGVWGAVAGISGALGPIIGGALINRLDWRWIFFVNLPLGVLVLGLAVAIIPASRRTVRHRFDTFGVLLASSALFCLAFALTEGQRYDWNGWIWALFGAAVLLFAGFLGHERGQQAGDPLVPFSLFKDRNFTFINFVGITVSFGVIGMFLPLTIYLQSVLGFSALKSGLVLLPLALGSFVMAGPAGVLADKIGGKFILMTGLLAWAAALIWIVAAADVGSSWTAVAFPLFLAGLGAGCTFAPMATEVMRNVPARLSGAASGVNNALRQVGSVLAGAVVGAVLQAQLASSLTDQARQRAGQLPAAYRDGFVAAFSKAESDVNARQSAGTPSGVPHDVADRMRELGGQVFGHGFVDAMGPAILVSALVLLAGALACLAVRRHRGPSANPHALPVYEPELEDATS
- the sigJ gene encoding RNA polymerase sigma factor SigJ — encoded protein: MSESPVSGTTNGTASGGVAATSGSDGATSRSDGATSRSDGATQVFVDHRELLFAIVYNMLGSVADTDDVLQETWLSWQGRADRSPLDGITNPRAYLVRIAVNHALARRAAITRRRETYVGPWLPEPLLDEPAPAGSADDRTLRAESVSLAMLVVLESLTPLERAVFVLNEVFGYPHTEIAEVLDRSPAAVRQLAHRAREHVHARRPLYRAHPRVRRQATERFVEAALGGDIAALMEILAPDVTVWTDGGGKARSAGLRPVHGRDKAARLFAGYATRRATNLDIRYRRVNGDDSAVIFEGESPYAVMVMDLTPDGERVSDVYIVTNPEKLAHVRRDEGAEEPEGEHP
- a CDS encoding glycoside hydrolase family 2 TIM barrel-domain containing protein, which encodes MTVTRRSVLIAGTAVPAAGALSGAADAWAAPFGRAPGRRTVELRDGWRFALVNPGGITDPTGAYEGAAQPGYDDSAWRQVAVPHDWSIEQTPTTEHGTTSGTGFFPGGLGWYRTAFTLPPALVGKRISVEFDGVYMDAYVYCNGKEVGRHPYGYTGFAFDLTDLLHTDGTTVNVIAVKVQNQLPSSRWYSGSGIYREARLVVTEPVHVRRWGTYVTTPDITAERAAVRVRTTVVNEAGTSADVQVASRIVDPDGRTAARTVTTVTVGDQVDETHELTVEKPKLWDFATPDHRYTVETELRVGGETVDTYRTPFGIRQFRFDPDEGFHLNGAYAKIKGVDLHHDQGALGAAISIDAVRRQMTIMKSMGVNAFRTSHNPPSPQMIQVCEELGIVMMVEAFDCWRTGKTTYDYGRFFDEWCEKDTTEMVLAARNSPAVVLWSIGNEVPDSTSTAGLAMADRIIGAIKAVDDTRPLVIGSDKYRRVPAKGSAADLMLAKLDGLGLNYNTAKSVDALHAAYPHLFLFESESSSETSTRSTYQEPEHLNTGENHTPGKRATSSYDNNLASWTMSGEYGHKKDRDRKWFAGQFLWSGIDYIGEPTPYDVFPVKASFFGAVDTAGFPKDMYHLFKSQWTDEPMVHLLPMSWNHEAGDTVEVWAYANVDTVELFLNGKSLGTRGFDTKRTADGRPYLETTEATGDDKTFTGGPYPGSYTSPNGSAGKLHLSWKVPYEPGELKAVARRDGKAVATDVLRTAGAPRAIRLTADRKTSAADGRSLLFVTAEVVDAHGVVVPDAEDLLTFEVAGGSLAGLDNGREESAERYQASTRTAFHGKALAIVRSGTKAGTLKVTARGEGLRAASTTVRTTPAESKAATPPTAFKPDHPAAPNYPYADASYSGRTDTLPAAMLDGDAATGWSNAFYKSATALLPAFNGARPEDWVSVTWARQRTVDRVEVSFTVDATHALPASVEVSVWDGKEYVPVKDAAIDWATASDTPTVITFDAVRGSRLRLLMTSGHPGAADGGLRISRLEVPVG
- a CDS encoding cytochrome bc complex cytochrome b subunit codes for the protein MAEKPSSGAGTAEKASSGERVADWFDGRLGVYSLGKQYLRKVFPDHWSFLLGEICLYSFVVLVLTGVYLTLFFHPSMNEVVYHGSYVPLNGIRMSEAYASTLDISFDVRGGLLIRQIHHWAALIFLAGMLTHMMRHFFTGSFRRPREVNWLFGWTLLLLGMFEGLFGYSLPDDLLSGTGLRFVDGALLSMPIVGTYLSFFLFGGEFPGHDIVARFYSLHVLLIPGIMAALVVAHLILVVYHKHTQFGGPGKTERNVVGTPFMPVYMAKAGGFFFLVFGVIALISAVATINPVWAYGPYRADQVSTGAQPDWYLGFAEGLVRVMPGWEITVAGHTLVLGVLIPVVVFPLLLVAIGVYPFVEAWVTKDRREHHLLDRPRNRPIRTSLGTAWISLYLILLAGGGNDIVATRFHLSINTVTWTVRTALFVVPVVVFVVTRRICLGLQRRDRELVAHGRATGVIKRLPHGEYVEVHRPLSRAELHTLTEHTRRLPSADRDLQAADPQPAVGGTRVPAGHEETEP